The Branchiostoma lanceolatum isolate klBraLanc5 chromosome 19, klBraLanc5.hap2, whole genome shotgun sequence DNA segment CCGGTAAATGTAAGCGTAGAAGAGGGGATTCTAGAAATCACTTGTAAGTACTGCATGGTCTTCAGACTAATAGACATAGATCTTTAACCTATGTTGGAGAAGTCGAATCCACGTAGTCTGTAATTCTTGcagtaatttgacaatgtatagatgtatcctatcctattcttttgttgtgacttgtGTTGTGACCCAGTtggtatatgtgtacaaaaaaggtattcattcattcatccattcatatGGCCCGTTCTCATCTTCAAAGGgtgatatattgtttttttgaacctttgtttgttcaaggaggttttatatatataaaacctccttggtttgttcatgagaagctcaaaccAATGATTCATTGAGGTAGTGAGGAAAGAGGTccgacaaaatataacagagatacggATTACATCATTCAAGCCCTAAtaaatctatcaacatatatcattacattacCTATACTCTTacgaatttttttttcgttctcTCCCTCTTTAGGGCCGGATGGCCACCAATCAGAGTACGGCCTGGACTGGTTGCTTAGCAACACTTATGAGGGTAAAAAGCACGTTCGCGGTACCCTGGAGCCCTTCCTGTGGGACGCCTCAGCCCTGTCAGCCTCTCCGCCACCTAGCGTTCTGTACCGGGACTACATGGCAGACGACGGGCACCTGGCTAAGGTCCTTTATACCCTGATGAAATACGGATTTGCCTTTGTGGATGAAGCTCCTGTAACAATGGAAGCAACATTGGTTGGTAGACTGGGTCATTTTAAaatttaaaattcaatttctccacgtttacagacaaaaagaaaactactctcctcttaacatcacaaaacccacatattactgaaaaagtgggatcattcgtcttccactgtctcggaaaaataagtcaaacccaataagttagaacttagtgtcagtagttgagactagagtagtcatatgttatacttttcatcattgtctgtccgtcctctcCGTGTtatatgtacttgcaattagcctacgggcaggaacttgccataatgataataatgagttaattgcaaattcatgcccgtaggctaattgcaagttgatAACAATGACGAAGTACAGAcataaaagtaaaacatataatgcatacatgtgatacaagaagAAACTAttttgctagtctacaataagtttctgtATCttcggtactaatgcggggtttgatttcttctttgaaagcggtggaaaataaaaagttccACACTTtcgatgatgagtgggttgggtgattttaaaaggaatatgagtttccgTGGATTTCTAAATATAGAAAAGCTTTTAGAGATTTCAATAAACTTTATTATCTAAAAACGTACCAAACAATTGTATGTCCTTGAGAGCTACACAACCAAGTTCTCTTTTTTTGGGACACAGCATGGCAAGGAAATGTAATTCATAACCGCTTTAGGAGCGTAGCCTAAAACGCAGATGAATGACCAATTATTTGAAGTCAGCAAAACGGCACCTTTTTCCTAATTATCTGTCTCTAGAACAAAAGTAAATTGTCATGAAGGATTTGAAAAGTAAGAAAAAGTTGTTTATAAAGAATATCTTATTTCCTACTTACAAGGCTGTGTCAGAAAGAATCAGTCACGTCAGGGAGACGTTCTTCGGCAAGCACTGGTTTGTAACTAGCGACTTTGAGAGGCACGACACAGGGTACACTACGGCGGCTCTTCCCGTGCACATGGACAACACCCACTTCAATGAACCGTCCGAGtacttgtttgtatttgtaatcTCGGTGTAtcgtatttgtgtgtgtgtgtgtgtgtgtgtgtgtgtgtgtgtgtgtgtgtgtgtgtgtgtgtgtgtgtgtgtgtgtgtgtgtgtgtgtttcctgatTGTTTCAgtcaccataactcaagaacctctgaatggattacgatgatatttgtcttgtgagtaggtgttgggaagacaaaggtcaaagatgattttgggccccctagtatgtgactttggtactgcagcagaacttcttttttttgtatcttttgacctggacgcgctatggtcttgattttttggtggcagatagcaaAGAAGAAATGGTGTAGATTTGGGGCCCCtaacagcttgctctggaactacagggacgttttttttttttaaatctatgtaTTTACTTATTATGTTTCTCCAACACAGTGGAAGGTATGGCGGAATATGTGCTCCTTTTCaaaggtcaccttttcaaggccgccatacTCAAATCCCCCCTGCTTGTGGCAAATGGTGTATCTAGGATTTATTCTCCTATTGTTATTGACTCATTTGTCTACCTGCAGCGCAAATGGACACACCCAAAGAAAAACCGTCAGGGTACGTCGTATGCCAAAATCCTGTGGCAAATGGCTCAGTCAACtactttttttcatcaatgatgaTTATACCCATGTCCTTTTGTTCAAGGTTGATTGTTTCCCAAATGTTCGAAGAGGGAGACTGCGGAGGAACCTCGCTGCTTGTTGACGGCTTCCACGCTGCAGAGAGGCTGAGGCAGGACCATCCAGAGGGCTTCGATGTCCTGTCGTCTGTGCCGGTCCCACACCAGTTCCTGGAGCCTTTCCTACACACTACAGGGGTGGGGCCAGTAGTCGAGCTGGAGCCCGGCTCTCGCAGGGAACTCAAGATGATAAGGTTTGGGGTTACTAGCAAATCTCTTTTACTTACATTGATTTTCTAGCAGAGGTTGAAAACCAGATTTCGCAAGGAACTCTTGAAGACGATAAGGTCTGGGGTTACTAGCAAATCTCTTTGATTTACATTAGTTTTGTAGCAGAGGTTGAAGACAAAGTCTCGAAAGGTACTATAGATGATATAAGGTTTGGGGCTTCTTGCAAATCTCTTTGactttgaatgtacatgtataatatatttcatgtaaaa contains these protein-coding regions:
- the LOC136425390 gene encoding trimethyllysine dioxygenase, mitochondrial-like, with the protein product MLKYKGVKLMLNYVWLRDHCRTGDSINHVTGERMVDSVTIDPNIQPVNVSVEEGILEITWPDGHQSEYGLDWLLSNTYEGKKHVRGTLEPFLWDASALSASPPPSVLYRDYMADDGHLAKVLYTLMKYGFAFVDEAPVTMEATLAVSERISHVRETFFGKHWFVTSDFERHDTGYTTAALPVHMDNTHFNEPSELIVSQMFEEGDCGGTSLLVDGFHAAERLRQDHPEGFDVLSSVPVPHQFLEPFLHTTGVGPVVELEPGSRRELKMIRYSMYDRAVLDTIPMEEVGRWYAALRSFTKYIRDPSNEYWFQLKPGQILLVYNWRVLHGRSAYEGGQRKLGGYFLPRDDFFSRARILKVI